A window of Synechococcus sp. WH 8109 genomic DNA:
TGGCGGCATCGAGGGCAAGCGGTTCATGGGATTCGGCTTCCCCGACCAGACGCTGATCTGGGATGGGTCTGCACTTCAGAACACAACGGGAGCCCTGCTGGAGGAGCAGAGTCCGCCGCTGCTGATGCGAACCCTGGATATCTCGAGTGGGTTCAACGGCAGCCTGGCGGCCACCGAATCCATGCCGGACGAACTCAAGGAAGATCACTTCCCCAGCGTGACCCCCATGTGGTAACACTCCCCACATGGGGGTCTAGCAATCTGGTGAATGCAGCGAACTCATAATTCGCCTAAGGCGAGTTCGATCCTCGCGACCCCCATACCCCCCTGTTGATGCGGCTTCTTCTGCTGGCTGTTCTGCTGGTTCTGCCGGCCTTCTTCGCGGCTGCAGAGGTGGCCCTGCTGCGGCTACGCCCCAGTCGCGTTGAAGTGCTCGTCGAGGAAGAGCAGGCCGGGGCCCGTTCCATCCAGCGCCTTCAGCGACGCCTGCGGCGCGCTTTGCTGGTGTCTCAATTGGGTGCAACCCTTGCTCTGGTGGCTCTTGGCTGGGCTGGCCGTGGTCTGGGGGGGCGACTCTGGTCGGATGGGTCTGTGGGTGTCGCTTGGCGCGACACAGCCTTGTTCCTCAGCATCGTGCTTCTGGCCACGCTGGTGGCTGGTTTGCTGCCCAAGGCCTGGGTGTTGAACCGTCCGGAATCCTCGGCGCTTCGCCTGGTGCCGCTGTTGGAGGTGGTGATGCGCTGCCTGGCTCCACTGCTCAACCTGCTTGAGGCGCTGGCGGGCCTGTTGATGCGCCTGCTTGGCCTGGCTCCCCAATGGGATGTACTGGTGCCAGCCCTTTCAGCTGGTGAGCTGGAAACCCTTGTGGAATCTGGACGGGTCACGGGTTTGTTCCCAGATGAGAAGAACATCCTGGAAGGTGTCTTCGCCCTGCGGGACACCCAGGTGCGGGAGGTGATGGTGCCGCGCTCTGGGATGGTCACTCTGCCGTCCACGGTCCGTTTTGCGGAAATGATGGAGGCCGTGCACCACACCCGTCATGCCCGCTTTCCGGTGATCGGCCAGTCGTTGGATGACGTGCGCGGCGTGCTGGATCTGCGTCAGATGGCTGAACCGATCGCACGGGGTGAGCTCCAGGCCGATTCGTTGCTCGAGCCGTATCTCCAGCCTGCGGTGCCCGTGCTGGAGACCTGCACGCTGGCGGAACTGCTGCCGATGATCCGCAGCGGTCAGCCGCTCCTGCTGGTGGTGGATGAGCACGGCGGCACCGAGGGTCTGGTGACCGCAGCTGACCTCACCGGAGAAATCGTTGGTGATGAGGATCCCGCCGAGACCGATGAACCGGATCTGCTCGAAGAGAAGGACTGCCCCGGTGCCTGGCTGGTGGCCGGAGATCTGGAGATTTTCGAGCTCAATCGACAGCTCGATCTCGATCTGCCCGAGGCCGATGACCATCACACCCTGGCCGGCTTCCTGCTGGAGCGGCTCCAGCACATTCCGTCCGCGGGGGAAGGGCTTCATTTCAATGGCCTGCAGTTCGAGATCACAGCCATGGCAGGGCCGCGGATTGAGCGGGTCCGGCTTGTTCTCCCCAACTCAGAGGAAGATTCCGACTGAAGGCCGATAGTCTTCCCCCAATCGACCGCCTGCGCTGATGTCTCCCGACCCCATGGTCCCAGTCAAGGTCGGGGTGATCGGCATCGGCAACATGGGCTGGCACCACGCGCGGGTGCTCAGTCTTTTGCGGGATGCTGATCTGGTGGGAGTCGCGGATCCGGATGCTGAGCGCGGCAAGCTCGCCACCGAGCAATTCGGCTGCCGTTGGTTTGCCGACTACAACGCCATGCTCTCGGAGGTGGAGGCCGTCTGCATCGCGGTTCCTACGCTGCTACACCATCCCGTCGGGCTGGCCTGCCTGCGTGCGGGGGTGCATGTTCTGATCGAAAAGCCGATTGCGGCCAGTCAGGACGAGGCCACCGCACTAATCGAGGCCGCTTCAGCGGGGGGGTGTCTGCTGCAGGTGGGCCACATCGAGCGTTTCAACCCTGCCTTCCGCGAGCTCACCAAGGTGGTGGCCAACGAGGAGGTGGTGGTTCTTGAAGCGCGTCGCCATAGCCCCCACTCCGATCGGGCTAATGACGTCTCCGTTGTGCTGGACCTGATGATCCATGACATCGACCTCGTGCTGGAGCTGGCGAAGGCACCGGTGGTTCGGCTTGCCGCAGCCGGTGGTCGCAGTGCCGAAGGCCCGATCGATTACGTCAACGCCACACTGGGTTTTGAGAACGGTGTTGTGGCCAGCCTCACGGCCAGCAAGATGAGCCACCGCAAAATCCGCAGCCTCAGTGCCCATTGCCGTTCGAGCCTGGTGGAGACAGACTTCCTCAAC
This region includes:
- a CDS encoding hemolysin family protein, with translation MRLLLLAVLLVLPAFFAAAEVALLRLRPSRVEVLVEEEQAGARSIQRLQRRLRRALLVSQLGATLALVALGWAGRGLGGRLWSDGSVGVAWRDTALFLSIVLLATLVAGLLPKAWVLNRPESSALRLVPLLEVVMRCLAPLLNLLEALAGLLMRLLGLAPQWDVLVPALSAGELETLVESGRVTGLFPDEKNILEGVFALRDTQVREVMVPRSGMVTLPSTVRFAEMMEAVHHTRHARFPVIGQSLDDVRGVLDLRQMAEPIARGELQADSLLEPYLQPAVPVLETCTLAELLPMIRSGQPLLLVVDEHGGTEGLVTAADLTGEIVGDEDPAETDEPDLLEEKDCPGAWLVAGDLEIFELNRQLDLDLPEADDHHTLAGFLLERLQHIPSAGEGLHFNGLQFEITAMAGPRIERVRLVLPNSEEDSD
- a CDS encoding Gfo/Idh/MocA family protein; the protein is MSPDPMVPVKVGVIGIGNMGWHHARVLSLLRDADLVGVADPDAERGKLATEQFGCRWFADYNAMLSEVEAVCIAVPTLLHHPVGLACLRAGVHVLIEKPIAASQDEATALIEAASAGGCLLQVGHIERFNPAFRELTKVVANEEVVVLEARRHSPHSDRANDVSVVLDLMIHDIDLVLELAKAPVVRLAAAGGRSAEGPIDYVNATLGFENGVVASLTASKMSHRKIRSLSAHCRSSLVETDFLNHTLHIHRRAHEWYSADHGELLYRNDGFIEEVSTTSIEPLYAELEHFLQCVRGRETPAVDGLQASRALKLADLIEQAVEHPDTGAPLCAPI